The genomic window GAGTCCGGCAAGCTCCGCAAGGACCTCCTACGCGCGGAATACCTGCCCTGCTGAACGGTGCCCGCCCGCTCGCCGGAGGAGCGATCCGAGTCCGTTCGGACTCCTGTGGCGGGCCCGCCCGACCCGTGCCGTACCGGGGAGCTCGACGTGGACGACGGCGCGTTCGGCGGCGACGATCGCCGCGCCGATCGGCAGTGTCCACCGGGCATCGAACGGGGTGTGGGTGTCGATCCGTCGTTCGCCGGCCAGGTGTGCGATCCGGGCACGTAGCGCTGCCCCGATCCCCAGTGTGACAACGGATCTGCGTCCCCACGGCAGCCGCCGCAGCAGTTCGTCCAGGATCGATTCGATCGCGTCGCTGCCGATGTAGTTGGCCGGGTAGCGGACGGCGTGGTGCACTCCTCGGGTGGCCAGGTCCACCGTGAGTGCCACGATGTCGTCGGCTTCGGTCGCGAAGACGATCGCGGTCCGGCTGTCCTGCAGTTCCGGCATCGACTGGAGATAGCCGATGCGGGCGTCGGTCACGCTCACGAGTGTGACGATGCCGGTGCCGTGGGGCTGGAACGCGTCACCGAGGGCGGCGGCGATCTTCGCGTCGGACGACACTACACCGGTTACCCTGGGGCCCAATCCGATTCGTTGCGCTCGACGGAGCATGGTCGTGGCGGCCTCGAACACGGGATCGAACCCCGGTTCACGCCACAGGGTGTCGCTGCGACGGTCGATCGGGCCGAGTTCGGGGGCGTCGGTGTCGAGGAGGACCGCGTGGACCGATGCCGCGTCGACCGCGATGCCGAGAGATTCACGCATGCCGGTCACCGTTCCTCGACCACGACGTCGGGCTCTTCCGCGACAGCGGATTCGGCCGGTATCCGAAGGTCGAGGCCGGACACCGTCGTGTTCGCGTCCGACAGCGTGACCGGCACCGTCGCGGACATCGACGGTGCGCCGGGTGCGTCGTCCGGGGCCGACGCGGTGACCGTGTACAGGCCGGCGACGAGCCCGACGAACGCGAACCTTCCACTCTCGCTTGCGGTTGCCCGGCGTTCGATCCGATCACCGCACCGGTCCTCCCCGCGCAGGGTCACCACCGCGCCCGGTACGGGGTCGCCGGCGTCGTCGACGACGACGTCCGCGATCCGGCCGACCGCCTGCACCCGGTTCGCGGTCGGGCGTTCGGCAGGTTCCTGCGCCGCACCGGCGCCCGCCGGATCGCAGCCCTCCGGCCGCGCCACGAAGGTCAGTTGCGTCGTGTTCGAGGTGACGAGGGTCAGCGGTGACGTCCCGGTCAGGGTGACCCCGGTGGTGATCGCCCCGGAGGACGGTCCTGCGGCAGCCGATGCGGTTGCCGTCACCACCCTCGTCGTCTGCTTCCGCGGCGCGAGATCTCCCAGGTCGCAGGTGAGTACCGTCAGGACCCCGGCGGGGAGGAGTGTCGATCCCGGCCCGCAGAAGGCCGGCACCGCGTCCAGCACCAGTCCCTGCCAGATCGGGATCGTCACGACGGCGTCGCGGAGACCGGCGGTGCCGGGGTCGATGTCGACGACGAACGCGACCCGGTCGCCGGAGCGGACGACGCCGTTCGACGGGTCCGCGTCGCCACCGGTGGAGTCCGACGGATCGAACGGCGGTGTGCCGTCCATCTGGGTGAGCGTGACACCGGGGAGCGGACTTGCCAGCGATGCCGCGGCGACGCCTCGACCTGCGGTGTCACCGACCACGACGACAGCTGCGGTCACCGCGGCCGCTCCAACTGCTGCGATGGCGAACGATCCACGGTGGCGTCCGGGGAGGAGAGTTCTCATGACACGTCCTTCGACACGGTCCGAGGATCTCGACCCCCGATGTATCGGATCCCGGCGAGGAATGGGTGATGCTGACTCGTCCATCGAATCGGCCGGCCGACCGACGATCGGCGCTCAGAGGGATGAGGACGCGGGTGAATCTTCGGAAAACGGACGATTGAAGGGTGAAGTTTCCGTGTCGGGGCGGTCGGTACGTGGGACCGCCCCGACGGTGCGGTAGAGGTGATGATGCTCGTATCAGTTCGGCAGTTGTGACCGTCACGGCGCGCGCCCGTTCCCGAAGGACCACGATGATCGACCCGCGCCGCGGTGAGGATTCCTGTGGCTCTCCCCCCGTCCCGCTGCCACCACAACGCTTGCGGTCACTCGTCGGACAGGACGCCCCACTCACGGTGCTCCGCGGTCCGCACGGCCACGACAAAGAACGTTTGATCCGGTGGTGGGCGTCCGCCCGTCCCGACGATGCGATCGGTGTCTGCGTCGTGCCCGGCCACGACTGGGACTCACCCCGGCTGTGGCGGGCCGTCGCTTCGGCGCTGACCGCGTCCGGGGCGGTCGCACAGTCCGGCACGGCCCCCACCGCCGGCACCGCCTTCGCCGAAGTGAGCCGCCTGCTCGAACACCTCCCCCGGCGGGTTCGCCTGGCACTTCCCGGTATCTCCCGGCTGACGGATCGGGAGGTCGACGAACAGATCCGGCGCATCGTCGACACCTGTCATTCGGTGGACGTCGCGGTCGGTGTCACCGGACGGTCGGCGTTCCGGGATCTCTACGAGCCGATCTGTCACACGCTCGACACCGACCTGCTCCGGCACACGGTCGACGATGTGCGGGACGTCTTCACCACGGCCGGTGTCGACGCACGCCCCGGTGAGATCGAAGAGATCCTCCGGGCGACGGCGGGCCTGCCCGCTCTCACCTACACCGCGATGGACGTCGTGGCGGCGTTGCCGGAGATTCCCCTTCGGCACCATGTGCTCTCTCGGCGGATGCGCGACGCGGTGTCCGCACACATCCGAACCACCGTTCTCGGGTCACACGTCGCCGCCGAGCACCGATCGTTCCTGGAACGGGTCGTGGCAGCCCACGCCGTGACGGTGAATACTGCCCGATTCCTTTCCGGGAGTTCGGATCCCGTCCGGCATCTCGTCGCACTCGAAGAGGGGGGCATCCTCGCGTACCGGGACTCCGCGAACGGGCCGGTATGGGTTCCGCCTCAGGCGTTACGTGATGTGCTGCTCGACGATCAGCGGTCGAGTGGACTGCACGTGGACACGCAGTTGTCGCTGCTCGCCTACCACCATCATTCGCTCGGCGAGTATGCGCTCGCCCTGCAGTGCGCCACCGAGTCCCGGCAGTGGGTGCTGGTGTCGGCGATCGTCGACCGGCACCTCTCCGACCTGATCGACGCCGATCTCACCGTTCTCGGTGCAGCATTGCGCGCGCTGCCGGGGGAGCTGCTCGCCACCCGGCCGCGTGCACGGGCGGCCCGCAGCCTGATCGAACACCTCGGCGCCGATCGGCCGCGCACCGCCCCGGTCGGCCGGATGACGAACGTGCGGTCCTTCACCGATCTGGCACATGCGACGTTCGACAGCATCCTGGCTCGGCTCGCCGGCGAGTACGACGAGACCGACGCCGTGACCGCACGGCTCCGCAGGGTGCTCGCCACCCTGGACGATCGTCCCGCCGATCCCGTCGAGATGCTCCCGTTCATCCGGATGCAGTGGGCGTTGACGCACCAGCTGGCGGGCAACTTCCCGGATTCGCTCGCCGAGTTGGGGATCGCGTACCGGCTCGGGGACGCAGCGGGACTGAACTACATCGCCCGGAACGCCGCCGGTAACGCCGCACTCGCTTGGGCTTTCGCCGGCGACCACACGCGTGCGCAGGAATGGCTCGCGCTCGAGCATCCTCATGCCCCGAAGGATCGGTGGACCGACGAACTGACCCGCGTCGGCGGTCTGGTCGCGCGGATGTTCCTCGCTCTGGACGTCGGAGACGCCGCCCGGGCGGCGTCGGCGCTGGCCAGGCTCGAACAACTCCCACCCGTCGTGGAGTTGTGGCCGTATCTGATGTACGCCCGGTGTCGGCACGCACTCTCGAACCAGGACCCGTACCGGGCCTCGGCCCACCTGGCCGAGGTCGACTCCCGGCGGCGACAGGCCTCGGGAACGTTCGTGCGTTCACTCGTCGATGCCGTCGAGATCGACGTGCATCTCGCGCTCGGCGACGGTGTCCGAGCGCTGCGGGTCGCGACGAGTGCGTCCCGCACCCAGCCCTGGGACGTCGTCGCGAGCGCTCGTGCACATCTCCTCACCGGACGCTATTCCGCTGCCCTGGCCGCGTGCGGGCGCTACGACTGGCTGTCCACGCCCTACACCCGGTTCCAGCTCGATGCGCTTCTCGTGCAGGCCGTCGCACTGCACGAGACCGGCCGCGCCGCGGCCGCACGCCGCTTCTGGCGTCACGCCTGCGGCATCGCCGACAGCAGTTCGTACCCCACTGCGCTCTACCGGTTTCCGCACACTGCGGTCGGTGCGCTCGCCGCCGACACCGGCATCCCCTTTCCTCGGGTGCGGGAGGGACTCGCGCATCACCCGGAGATCCGGACCCCGCATCTCACGAGTCGCGAACTCGAGGTGCTCCGGTGTCTCGCGCGCAGGCTGCGGACCGTGGACATCGCCACGCAACTGCACCTGTCGGTTTCCACGGTGAAGTCGCACCTTCGCACCCTCTACCGCAAACTCGACGTCCACACCCGCGGCGACGCGGTGGACGCCGCCCACCGGCTCGGCCTGCTCGACGGAACCGGCTGACCGCCCCGGCCCGCGCCACCTCACGCGGGCCGGGGACCGGAATCACTTGCCCAGGAGTCCCTTTGCGATGTGGGTGACCTGGATTTCGTTGGAGCCGGCGTAGATCATGAGCGACTTGGCGTCGCGGGCGAGCTGTTCGACCTTGTATTCGGCCATGTATCCGTTGCCGCCGAACAGCTGCACGGCCTCCATGGCGACCTCGGTCGCGGCGCGGGACGAGTACAGCTTCATGGCCGACGCCTCGGCGAGCGTGACGGGGTTGCCGGACGCGGTGCGTTCGATGGCGTTGAACACCATGTTCTGCACGTTGAGTCGGGCGACCTCCATTTCGGCGAGCTTGAGCTGGATGAGCTGGAACTGGGCGATCTCCTTGCCCCACAGCTTGCGGTTCTTGGCGTAGTCGATGGACAACCGCTGGCATTCGTTGATGATGCCGAGTGCGAGCGAGGCGATGCCGATGCGTTCGGCCGCGAACGACTCCTTGGCGCTCTCCTTGCCGTCGCCCTTGGCAGGGTTCTCGGTTTCGCCGAGCAGACGATCCTTGGAGATACGGACGTTGTCGAAGAACAGCTCGCCGGTGGGCGAGGAGTTCATGCCCATCTTCTTGAACGGGGCGCTCTGTGTGAAGCCCTCCATGCCCTTGTCGAGGACGAAACCGAGGACCTTGCGGTCGCGGCGGTCGACGGAGGCGTCGCCCTCGTCGAGCTTGGCGTAGACGATGGTGACGTCGGCGTAGGGGCCGTTGGTGATGAACGTCTTCTGCCCGTTGAGGATGTAGTCGTCGCCGTCGCGGCGGACGTACGACTTCATGCCACCGAAGGCGTCGGAGCCGGAGTCGGGTTCGGTGATCGCCCAGGCACCCACCTTCTCCATCGTGACGAGTTCGGGCAGCCAGCGCTTCTTCTGCGCGAGGGTGCCGCGGCTGCGGAGGGTGCCGACGGTGAGGCCGAGGCTGACGCCCATCGAGGCGACCAGGCCGAGGCTCACGCCGGCGAGTTCGCTGTTGAGGATGACGCCCATGCTGCCGGCGCCGCTGAATCCGCCGCCCTTCTCCCCGGAGTCGGGCACGGTCTCGCCGCGTTCCTTGGCCTCCTCCTTCGCGAATGCCTTTTCGAGGGATTCACGGGCCATCTCGTCCATGCCGAACGTGGCGTACATCTTGCGGATGATCTCGAACGGCGGCAGTTCGCCGCTCTCGAGCTTGTCGACGTGCGGCTTGATCTCCTTGTCGATGAAGCCGCGCAGGGCGTCCCGGAACATCAGATCGGTGTCGGACCACTCGTACATCTCGTTACTCCAGTCGAAAGTGCTGTGGGTGTGGCCCGCAGTACAGGCCCGGCCGCCCCGTGGTGACCGTCACAACCACACATATAGAACACGTTCTCATTTGTCCACCCCGAGGCGTTCCCCACATTTAGTTAGTGCACGATCAAATCGTGTATGCTCCATTTTGTGATCGAGGACGAGCAGGACATCGACTGGGGTGACATCGACCCACTGGCCCTCCACCGTCAGGTGTGTTTCGCGCTGGCCGTCGCCAATCGGGCCGTGCTGTCCGTCTATCGCCCGATCCTCGAGCCGATGGGCCTGACCCATCCGCAGTACCTGGTGATGCTCGCGTTGTGGGGGGACGCACCGATGTCGGTCAAGGAGATCGGGCAGGCCCTGCAACTCGATTCGCCGACGCTGTCGCCACTGCTCAAACGACTCGAGGCGAGCGGGCTGATCACCCGCACCCGCAGCGCCGCGGACGAGCGGCAACTCGTCGTCGACCTCACCGACGCCGGTCGGGCACTGCGCGCACCGGCCGAGAAGATCCCCGGCACCGTCGTCCGGCGCCTCGGCTCGAGTCTCGACGAACTCGAGGAACTGCACTCGGTCCTCACCCGCATCAACGCCGCCGCCCTGCGCGCCGGCGCCCTCACCGAACAACCCACGCCAGCCGAGAAGGACGGACAGCCATGACCAGCGAGCACCAGGGCCGACGCCGCCCGAACCCGTTGCAGTGGATCGCCTACTCGTGCGGCCGCAAACTACCCGACTCGATGCAGGACTGGGTTCGCAACGACCTGATCGGCGACTGGGCCGTGCCCCGGCACATGATCCGCAGCATGGTGCCGTTCATCCCGATCTTCGCGGCGTTCCTCCTGTTCCCCGGACCGCTGTGGCTGCGTGGTTCGATGGTGCTGCTGGGCCTCTTCCTCGCCCTGTTCTACTCGGCGGCATACATGGAACAGAACCGGCAGCGCCGCCTCGAGAAGCACGGTCTGCCCCCGAACCTCGAGAACCCGAAGAAGATCGCCCGCTTCAACGCCGAGAAGGCCGCGTACGAGAAGTCGTACCCGAACACCTTCTAGGGCATCAGGATCCGGGAACCGCACTACGCCCGACCGTCCTCCATCTCACCGAGCCGGCGTTCGAGGTAGGCGCGTTCCGGGTCGGTGCCGGCCGATTCGAGTGCACACCGGTATGCGTCGGCGGCCTCCTCCCTCCGTCCGAGGCGGGTCAGGAGTTCCGCCCGCGCCGCCGCGTACGGGTGGTACGCGCGCAGCCGCGGCTCGTCGGACAGCCCGTCGAGAAGTGCGAGCCCGGCCGCCGGACCGTCACGCATCGCTACCGCCACTGCGCGGTTGAGCCTCACGACCGGCGACGGCACCAGCCGGATCAGCACGTCGTACAGGGCCACGATCTGCGGCCAGTCGGTGCTCGCGACGTCGGGGGCCTCGTCGTGCAGCGCGGCGATCGCGGCCTGCACACCGTAGGCGCCGGGCGGGCCGCCGGTGAGAGCCCTCAGCACCAGGTCGCTGCCCTCCTCGATCATCGGGCGGTCCCAGTCGGCGCGGTCCTGGTCGTCGAGCAGCACCGGTTCGCCGCCCGGTCCGGTCCGGGCTCCGCGGCGGGCGTGCACGAGCAGCATCAGCGCCAGGAGACCTGCCACCTCACGTTCGTGAGGCAGCAGGCGGTGCAGGACGCGGGTCAGCCGGATCGCCTCCTCGGCGACCTCGAGGCGCTGCAACCGCGGTCCGGTACTCGCCGCATATCCCTCGGTGAAGATCGAGTACAGCACCTGCAGGACGCCGGGCAGCCGCTGCGGAAGCTCGTCGGCACCCGGAACGCGGAAGGGAATGCGGAGGTCCCGGATCCGCTTCTTGGCCCGGGTGATCCGCTTGGACATCGTCGCGGTCGGGACGAGGAAGGCCCGGGCCACCTCGGGGGTCGTGAGGCCGGCGAGGTAGCGCAGGGTCAGCGCCGTGCGATCCTCGGGCGGCAGCGCCGGGTGTGCGCACGTGAAGAACAATTGCAGCCGCTCGTCGGGCAGTTCCCCGCTCGCGTCGGCGGGCGGAGCGGGATCGGCGCGATCCGCCTCCACCTGCAGCACCGCGATCCGCGCCGCGAGCACCTGGTCCCGGCGCAGGCGGTCGACGGCCCGGCGCCGGGCCGTGGTCTGCAGCCAGGCGCCGGGCTTGGACGGCACCCCGTCGACGGGCCAGTGCCGCAGCGCAGCCTCGATCGCCTCCGACGTGGCCTCCTCGGCCAGATCGAGATCACCGAATCGGCCGACCAGGGCGGCGAGCAGGCGGCCGCGCTCCTCCCGGAACACCGCCTCGACGGCCGTCTCCGCGTCGGCCGCGCAGCCGTTGCCCTCCTCGCTCATCGGTCGTCAGTTGCCGAAGTCGGCGATGGGACGCACCACGATCCGGCCGCCGCCGCGCGAGCCCGGACAGCGCGCCGCCCAGTCGAGCGCGACGTCCAGGTCGGGCACGTCGATGACGTAGAAGCCGCCCAGCACCTCGCGGGTCTCGGCGAACGGTCCGTCGGTGGTGACGGTGCGGGCGCCGTCCTCCCCCACCTGGATGCTGGTGGCGGTGACGAGGTCGGCCAGCGACTCCCCCGAGACGAAGATCCCGGCGTCCTTGACCTCCTTGTCGTAGACCATCCAGTCCTCGGGGGTGCAGTCACTCGAGGCGTCTGCGGACTCGGCGTTGATCAGCAGCAGGTACTTCATGATCGGTTCCTCCTCGGGAGGTGCTCGTTGTTGTCGTACACCATGACGACGAACGAGGAGACTCCGAAAGGACAGTTCCGGCGAACTTTCTTTCGCGTCGTCAGTCCAGCCCGTCCAGGAACTCGATCATCGCGGCGTTGACCTGCTCGGCGGCCTCCATCTGTACGAAGTGCCCGGCGTCCGGGATCACATGGGTCGAGCGCAGGCCGGGCACCATTGCCTCCATCGTCTCGAACGGCCTGTCGCCCATCATCTCGAGCACCGGGTCCTTCGCGCCCGCGATGAACGTGGCGGGGACGGTGATCGGGCGGCCCTGCAGTCCCTCGTTCTGTTCCCACACGTAGTCGTCGGCGCGGTACCAGTTGAGCCCGCCCGTGAACCCGGTGCGCGTGAACTCTTGAACGTAGTAGTCGAATTCGTCCTCGTTCAGCCACGACCACGGCAGCGCGGGCGGCTCGGGCAGCACATCGAGGTAGCCGTTGTCGGCGGACGGGAAATTCCAGCAGTCCAGGTAGCGGTTGGCACCGGAGAGGGCGTGGAAGATCTTGGCGAGGAACTCCCGCGGATGGTCGCCGAGTTCCCGATCGGCCGGACCGTACTCCTGGAAGTAGTGCATGTGCAGGAAGTGCTGGGACGCCATGTGCCGGAACGCGGTCGTCGGCCGCACCGGCGACCGGGGCGTGCGCGGGACGCTGAGTTGTATCAGGCCGCGTACCCGGTCCGGCGCCCACGCCGGCAGATCCCACACCAGCTGGGCGCCGAAGTCGTGCCCCGAGAACACGGCCCGCTCGATGCCGAGTGCGTCGAGCAGACCGACCATGTCGTCGACGGTGTGGCGGCGGTCGTACTCGCGGGGATCCGCCGGCACGTCGGTGCGGCCGTAGCCGCGCATGTCGGGGGCGATCACCCGATACCCGGCCGCGGACAGCGCCGACAACTGATGCCGCCAGCTGTACCAGAGTCCGGGGAATCCGTGACAGAGCACGACGGGATCACCCGTGCCCTGCTCCGCGATGTGCATGTCGATGTCCCCGACACGCACGGTCCGATGAGTGAGTGTGGTTGCAGGATCAGCCATTTACGGACGATACGACAGTTCATTGCCGCGCACCGGGCGAACTCGTATACCCGGTGCCTCGACCGAACGTTCGACAGTTTCACCGACGTCCGTCGGCCCGCCACTCCCCCGTCACCCGAGCATGGCGGACAGTTCACCCGGCCCGCCCACGCTCCTTCGCATGCAACCTTCCCGCCGCTGGGCCCTCCTCGCCGTTCCTGTCGCCCTCACCCTCGGAGCCTGCTCCGATGCCGACGCCGACGCCGACACCCGATCGGTGTCCTCGGTGACGCATCTGGCCACGATGCAGGTGCCCGACGGGCTCACCCCGTTCGACACCCCGCTCGGTGGACTGTCCGGCATCGATTACGACGCCGACACCGGCAGTTACCTCGTCGTGAGCGACGATCGCGCCCAGAACGGCCCGGCCCGCGCCTACACGCTGACGCTGCCCTTGGACGGCGACGGTGAGTTCACCGGTACGGCACCGGAGTTCACGTCGATGATCGAGCTGACCGACATCGGGGGCGTCCCGTACCCGGAAAAGGGTGTCGATCCCGAATCCGTCCGCCGGGTGGCCGGGTCCACCGATTTCGTGTACTCGAGCGAGGGTGACGCATCGAAGTTCCTGGACCCGTTCGTGCGGCTCGCGTCCGCCGACGGCGCGGCGGTGCGGGACTTCGCGGTGCCCGAGCACTACCTGCCCACCGCCGGCCCGGACGGCACGCAGGTCTCCGGCGTCCGCAACAATCTGGCGTTCGAGGGTCTGACGTTCTCGACGGACGGATCGAGACTGCTTGCCCTGACCGAGAACTCACTGATCCAGGACGGCACTGTCGCCACCCCCGAGCAGGGCACGGATTCCCGGGTCCTGATGTTCGACAGCGCAAGCGGTGAGGCGGTCGACGAGTTCGTGTACGCGGTGGACCCGATCAGCGGCGTCTACCCGGACGTCGTCAGCCCCACCGGTTTCACGCTGAAGGCCGACCGCGGCGCCACCGAGATCCTCGCGATCGACGACGACGAATTCCTGGTGATCGAGCGGGGCGCGGTGCCCGGTAGCGGCGTCGAGGCGCAGGTGTTCTGGACGACCACCGCCGGTGCCACCTCGGTGAACGGCAAGGCCACCCTCGACGGCACCGAAACCCCGATGCCGAAGAAGCTGCTGTTCGATTTCGCCGACACCGGCGCCGACCCCGACAACGTCGAGGGCATCACGTGGGGGCCGACGCTCGACGACGGCACCCGCACCGTCGTCATCGTCGCCGACGACAACTTCAATCCGGAGGGTGGTCAGCACACGATGTTCCACGTGCTCGCGGTGCGCTGACGCTCAGCCCAGGCGCGGGGTCAGCCAGTCGACGAGATCCCCGAGTACCGTCTCGCGTTCGGGTTCGTTGAACACCTCGTGGTAGAGGCCGTCGTACGTTTTCAGGGTGAGGTCCTTCGATCCGGCGCGGGCCGAGATCATCCGGCTGCCGGTGATGTCGACGAGGCGGTCGGCGGTGCCGTGCAGGACGAGGGTGGGGACGGTGAGCGACGGCAGCCGGGCCGGGAAACTGTCTGCTGCGGTGAGCAGCCCGCGGGCGATACCGGCGGTGACCTTGCCGTGGTACACCAGCGGATCGGCTTCGTAGGCGGCCACCACGGCGGGGTCGCGGGAGACGTCCTTCGCGTCGAGCGTCTCGACGGGGATGTTGGGGGCGATGCGTCCGACGAGTTTGCCGAGTTCGATCACGATCTTCGGTTTGTCGGTGGACACGACGACGGCCGGCGCGGACAGGATCAGCCCGGTCAGCTCTCCGGGGTGGTCGAGGGCGTAGGTGAGGGCGATCGCGCCACCCATGCTGTGCCCCAGCACGAATCGGGGCAGGTCCGGGTTGTCGGCGGCGGCGATCGTGGCCAGGTGGTGCAGGTCGGCGCCGAAGTCGGACCAGTCGTGCAGTTCGATCCGTTTTCCGCCGGACCGCCCGTGGCCGCGATGGTCCGGCGCGTACACGACGAGTCCGAGACCGACCAGACGTTCGATCACGTGGTCGTAGCGGCGGGCGTGTTCACCGATACCGTGCACGAGCAGCAGGGTGCCGGCGGGAGAGCCGTCCGGCCGCCACACGTCGTAGACGATGCGGGTGCCCCGCACCCCGGTGAAATCCGCTTCTGTGTGCTGCACGAGCGCGAGTCTAGGGCGAAACGACCGAGCGTGTGCCCGCTTGCCCGACCCGGCCGGCGGCGGGACGATGAAGGAGTCCCCTGCCCCGGGAGCCGCGATGAACACGATCGACACCCCGTATCTGCGGTACACCGACCGGACGGGCCGCAGTCACGAGATACCGCTGCCCGAGTCCGGTGCACCGGTCACCGTCGGGCGCGCCCCGGACGCCGTCGTCTCCCTGACATCCGACCCCGAGGTTTCCCGCCTGCACGCGATCCTCGAGCGGGTGGGCAGCGACTGGACGATCGTCGACGACGGTCTGTCCCGCAACGGCACGTTCGTCAACGGGGCGCGCCTCTCCGGCCGGCATCGTCTGCGCAGCGGTGACGGCATCCGGATCGGCAACTCGGCGTTGCTGTTCCGCGACCCGGCACGACCGAGCGGTGATCCGACGAAACTCGCCGACGACCTGCCCGACGTGCGATCGTTGACCGAAACCCAGCGGGCGATCCTGGTGGCACTGTGCCGGCCGTACAAGCACGATGCGGCGTTCGCGACACCGGCGTCCAATCGGGCGATCGCCGACGAGGTGTTCCTCGGCGTCGACGCCGTCAAGACGCACCTGCGTACCCTGTTCGGGAAGTTCGGGGTGGAGGATCTGCCGCA from Prescottella sp. R16 includes these protein-coding regions:
- a CDS encoding esterase-like activity of phytase family protein; amino-acid sequence: MQPSRRWALLAVPVALTLGACSDADADADTRSVSSVTHLATMQVPDGLTPFDTPLGGLSGIDYDADTGSYLVVSDDRAQNGPARAYTLTLPLDGDGEFTGTAPEFTSMIELTDIGGVPYPEKGVDPESVRRVAGSTDFVYSSEGDASKFLDPFVRLASADGAAVRDFAVPEHYLPTAGPDGTQVSGVRNNLAFEGLTFSTDGSRLLALTENSLIQDGTVATPEQGTDSRVLMFDSASGEAVDEFVYAVDPISGVYPDVVSPTGFTLKADRGATEILAIDDDEFLVIERGAVPGSGVEAQVFWTTTAGATSVNGKATLDGTETPMPKKLLFDFADTGADPDNVEGITWGPTLDDGTRTVVIVADDNFNPEGGQHTMFHVLAVR
- a CDS encoding alpha/beta hydrolase is translated as MQHTEADFTGVRGTRIVYDVWRPDGSPAGTLLLVHGIGEHARRYDHVIERLVGLGLVVYAPDHRGHGRSGGKRIELHDWSDFGADLHHLATIAAADNPDLPRFVLGHSMGGAIALTYALDHPGELTGLILSAPAVVVSTDKPKIVIELGKLVGRIAPNIPVETLDAKDVSRDPAVVAAYEADPLVYHGKVTAGIARGLLTAADSFPARLPSLTVPTLVLHGTADRLVDITGSRMISARAGSKDLTLKTYDGLYHEVFNEPERETVLGDLVDWLTPRLG
- a CDS encoding FHA domain-containing protein, with protein sequence MNTIDTPYLRYTDRTGRSHEIPLPESGAPVTVGRAPDAVVSLTSDPEVSRLHAILERVGSDWTIVDDGLSRNGTFVNGARLSGRHRLRSGDGIRIGNSALLFRDPARPSGDPTKLADDLPDVRSLTETQRAILVALCRPYKHDAAFATPASNRAIADEVFLGVDAVKTHLRTLFGKFGVEDLPQNQKRLRLVELALHSGAVTEHDL